Proteins encoded by one window of Cannabis sativa cultivar Pink pepper isolate KNU-18-1 chromosome 4, ASM2916894v1, whole genome shotgun sequence:
- the LOC133036878 gene encoding uncharacterized protein LOC133036878 has translation MAAGVGTVKLEIFDFADFGFCKMQIEDYLYQKKLYQPLSQKKPEGMKDEEWNLLDRQALRVIRLTFSRNVAFNIAKEKNTAGLMAALSNMYEKPSASNKVLLMR, from the coding sequence ATGGCCGCAGGCGTAGGAACGGTGAAACTTGAGATATTTGATTTCGCAGATTTTGGATTTTGTAAGATGCAGATCGAAGACTATCTATACCAGAAAAAGCTCTATCAACCTCTCTCACAAAAGAAGCCAGAGGGTATGAAAGATGAAGAATGGAATCTTCTCGATAGACAAGCCCTCAGAGTTATTCGATTGACGTTTTCTCGTAATGTTGCTTTCAATATTGCAAAAGAAAAGAACACGGCTGGTCTTATGGCAGCACTCTCTAATATGTATGAGAAGCCATCAGCCTCAAATAAAGTTCTTTTGATGAGGTGA